From Desulfovibrio inopinatus DSM 10711, the proteins below share one genomic window:
- a CDS encoding ammonium transporter, translating to MDGRTVNGTLAKGLALGGAALLLASIMPENAMAQDAAAPEYLTQFNGNVVWTLIAAILVMFMQAGFAMVETGLTRAKNACNILMKNMFDFSAGSVIFFLCGFAFMFGDDISSFIGWSNFGLSAGGTGSDDAIWTYTFWFFQTVFAATAVTIVSGAIAERTKFVAYLVVSVVVTGFIYPISGHWIWGGGWLSSLSTPMIDFAGSTVVHSVGGWIALAGAMVVGPRIGKYTSDGVARAIPGHNIPLVALGVFILWFGWFGFNPGSTTEASGSIGVIATTTNLAACMGGLAAMMVTWMRYGKPDPSMSLNGVLAGLVGITAGCANVSPTGALIIGFICGILVVLSVEFIDKVLKIDDPVGAISVHGVCGACGTLLVGLLASPDFGGEAGLFYGGGVSLLITQIIGVASVFIWALGTGYILFTVLKVTVGVRVSEEEEIRGLDIGEHGMEAYNGFQIFTTE from the coding sequence ATGGATGGAAGGACGGTAAACGGCACCTTGGCCAAAGGTCTCGCTCTTGGAGGCGCGGCGCTCCTTTTGGCTTCGATTATGCCCGAAAACGCAATGGCCCAGGATGCAGCAGCTCCCGAGTATTTAACTCAGTTCAACGGCAACGTTGTATGGACGCTTATTGCAGCCATTTTGGTCATGTTCATGCAGGCTGGTTTCGCGATGGTCGAAACAGGGCTTACCCGAGCCAAAAACGCCTGTAACATTTTGATGAAAAACATGTTCGACTTTTCGGCCGGCAGCGTGATTTTCTTCTTGTGCGGCTTCGCATTCATGTTCGGTGATGACATCAGCAGCTTCATCGGCTGGTCCAACTTCGGCCTCTCGGCCGGCGGAACCGGCAGCGACGATGCCATCTGGACCTACACATTCTGGTTCTTCCAGACCGTGTTCGCCGCTACCGCCGTCACCATCGTGTCCGGTGCCATTGCCGAACGTACAAAATTTGTTGCGTACTTGGTTGTCAGCGTGGTCGTCACCGGTTTCATTTACCCCATTTCGGGCCACTGGATTTGGGGCGGTGGTTGGCTTTCGTCCCTGTCCACTCCGATGATTGACTTTGCCGGCTCTACGGTCGTTCACTCCGTCGGTGGCTGGATTGCTCTTGCCGGTGCTATGGTTGTCGGTCCTCGTATTGGCAAATACACCAGTGACGGTGTTGCCCGCGCTATTCCCGGCCATAACATTCCTTTGGTCGCCTTGGGTGTCTTCATTCTCTGGTTCGGTTGGTTCGGGTTCAACCCCGGTTCGACCACGGAAGCTTCCGGCTCCATCGGCGTCATCGCGACGACCACCAACTTGGCTGCCTGCATGGGTGGCTTGGCTGCCATGATGGTCACATGGATGCGCTACGGCAAGCCTGACCCGTCCATGAGCCTCAACGGAGTTCTCGCCGGCTTGGTTGGCATTACTGCCGGTTGTGCCAACGTCAGCCCCACTGGCGCGCTGATTATCGGCTTCATCTGCGGTATCCTTGTTGTCCTGTCCGTTGAATTCATCGATAAAGTCCTCAAAATTGACGACCCGGTCGGTGCCATCTCTGTCCACGGTGTTTGTGGCGCTTGCGGCACACTCCTTGTCGGCCTCCTTGCCAGCCCGGATTTCGGTGGCGAAGCTGGCCTGTTTTACGGCGGCGGCGTCAGCCTGCTCATCACCCAGATCATTGGTGTCGCAAGTGTCTTCATCTGGGCTTTGGGCACAGGCTACATCCT
- a CDS encoding EAL and HDOD domain-containing protein — protein MPHTVPEFENRSIPVFISRQPVFDRKKILQAYKVMLHHAAGEDAGVALATEGMANALQGIGENARIFIASPPSVSSPDELFHIHKDRLALIMDCSGDNLELCIAGYQELKQQGFCLILDNYDGRSEHVALLHLADIVSLSIGRLSAADVLGLSRQVKKVGADVMASDIQDWESFEGAKALRFEYFHGPFFGKLHMVPGRSMTTASLSRVRLFKALNAPDSTVDQLADVVAMDPALVYKLLKFINAASMGFKSRITSIPHAINLLGIVPFRRWALAVIMSDFDNTTRGRELVYLALQRSRFLELIGTTAQRGGYAPDTLLLFGLFSKLDALAGRPMDELIDDMALNPIIKDALKGRKNSAHDWLDLLEAVETGDWQIVSNIVNKYAIPPAEAAKNYFLSAYWAKTVIGVLERQ, from the coding sequence ATGCCTCACACCGTTCCTGAGTTTGAAAATCGGAGTATCCCGGTATTTATCTCCAGGCAGCCTGTATTTGATCGTAAAAAAATCCTACAGGCGTATAAGGTTATGCTGCATCATGCCGCGGGTGAAGATGCTGGCGTGGCTTTGGCTACGGAGGGGATGGCAAACGCATTGCAAGGAATTGGTGAAAACGCACGAATTTTTATCGCGTCTCCTCCATCTGTTTCATCTCCGGATGAACTTTTTCATATCCACAAAGACCGGCTTGCGCTTATTATGGATTGTTCCGGAGACAATTTGGAACTGTGCATCGCCGGCTATCAAGAATTGAAACAACAAGGATTTTGCTTGATCCTTGATAACTACGACGGACGGTCTGAACATGTTGCATTGCTTCATCTGGCCGATATCGTATCGTTATCTATTGGTCGTTTGTCGGCGGCGGACGTGCTTGGCTTGTCCAGGCAGGTGAAGAAGGTTGGCGCCGATGTTATGGCTTCAGATATTCAGGATTGGGAGAGCTTTGAAGGGGCAAAGGCGCTTCGGTTCGAGTATTTTCATGGTCCTTTTTTCGGGAAACTTCATATGGTGCCGGGCCGTTCCATGACAACGGCATCATTGTCTCGTGTGCGTTTGTTCAAAGCACTCAATGCACCAGACTCCACAGTAGATCAGCTTGCCGATGTCGTGGCCATGGATCCAGCGCTTGTCTATAAGCTACTTAAATTTATCAATGCGGCCTCCATGGGATTTAAAAGTCGTATCACGTCTATTCCACACGCAATCAATTTACTTGGCATTGTGCCGTTTCGGCGGTGGGCTCTCGCTGTAATCATGTCGGATTTCGATAACACGACGAGGGGACGTGAACTGGTCTATCTTGCGCTTCAGCGTTCACGGTTTTTAGAGTTAATCGGGACAACAGCGCAGAGGGGAGGCTATGCTCCTGATACGTTGCTGCTGTTTGGACTCTTTTCTAAACTTGATGCGTTGGCGGGAAGGCCCATGGATGAACTCATTGACGATATGGCCTTGAATCCTATTATAAAAGATGCACTCAAAGGGCGTAAGAATAGTGCACATGATTGGCTCGATCTACTTGAAGCCGTGGAGACCGGGGATTGGCAGATCGTTTCCAATATTGTCAATAAATATGCTATCCCTCCGGCAGAAGCTGCGAAGAACTATTTT